Proteins from a single region of Cotesia glomerata isolate CgM1 unplaced genomic scaffold, MPM_Cglom_v2.3 scaffold_11, whole genome shotgun sequence:
- the LOC123273569 gene encoding uncharacterized protein LOC123273569 — MSSSEASSSHGDENTPDTSLHSDLSKQRLKDGVVYYKGLLLESDLIAKTSSDTLSEDAMLIGRELYDNTLDILNKKKFVSDQELIHAQEECPDGNFEVVEDNSVDDYHVIDSWTYDRFVEARQNYQQVTTRNLQQWALAAASQFPNLQFTASDPWVRKFKQRHNISQRKITKFVTDKEVHTMPEIIASAEMFRTQTKQLISNFDSDFVINTDQTGCQYQSMFNRTLTEKGSKTVFAKVQDMTKVSHSYTAQYSITLSGKLLPHVFICLQEPTGDFGPRIKKNVEEYLKKYKNVIVTSSKSGKLTTTLYKNFLEKCLMPYVQKNKFLLIIDSWTGQVKPELYDEIFQDDKKMPTCTFKVIPPKCTPLVQPCDVYFYRRVKNFIKRLQSTAELLDKNYEIHSREDCIKIHSIIHHHLSAPIFRDMMEYAWFTSGLCDTRNFLTNVNDGCFS, encoded by the exons atgTCATCAAGCGAAGCCAGTTCTTCTCATGGAGATGAAAACACTCCTGATACATCCTTACATAGTGATTTATCAAAGCAACGGCTAAAAGATGGAGTGGTGTATTATAAAGGTTTACTTCTTGAAAGTGATTTAATTGCAAAAACATCTTCTGACACTCTATCTGAAGATGCTATGTTGATTGGTAgagaattatatgataatacgttagatatattaaataaaaagaagttcGTAAGCGATCAAGAATTGATTCATGCTCAAGAAGAATGCCCAGACGGAAATTTTGAAGTAGTAGAAGATAATTCAGTTGATGACTAT cATGTGATTGATTCTTGGACGTATGACCGCTTCGTCGAGGCAAgacaaaattatcaacaagTGACTACACGAAATTTGCAGCAATGGGCTTTAGCTGCAGCCAGCCAGTTTCCTAATCTTCAATTTACAGCATCCGACCCATgggtaagaaaatttaaacaaagacacaaTATTAGTCAAcgcaaaattacaaaatttgtaacaGACAAAGAAGTTCACACCATGCCAGAAATTATCGCCTCTGCAGAAATGTTTCGCActcaaacaaaacaattgatATCTAACTTCGATAGTGACTTCGTTATTAATACAGATCAAACag GATGTCAATACCAATCAATGTTTAATAGGACACTGACGGAAAAAGGAAGCAAAACAGTGTTTGCAAAAGTACAAGACATGACCAAGGTGTCACACTCATATACTGCACAATATAGCATAACATTATCTGGAAAATTACTACCacatgtttttatttgtttgcaaGAGCCTACAGGTGATTTTGGGccaagaataaagaaaaacgtagaagaatatttaaaaaaatacaaaaatgtaaTTGTCACATCATCAAAATCAGGAAAACTGACAACTActctctataaaaattttctagagaaatgtttaatgccatatgttcaaaaaaataaatttcttttaattattgactcgTGGACAGGACAAGTGAAGCCAGAATtatatgatgaaatatttcaggatgataaaaaaatgcctacaTGCACATTTAAAGTTATACCTCCAAAATGTACTCCGTTAGTTCAACCATGTGATGTCTATTTCTATAGAcgagtgaaaaattttatcaaacgaTTGCAAAGTACCGCTGAACTTCTAGACAAGAATTATGAAATTCATTCCCGAGAGGattgcataaaaattcattcgatTATTCATCACCATTTGTCAGCGCCAATATTTCGAGACATGATGGAATATGCCTGGTTCACCAGCGGGCTTtgtgacacaagaaattttcttactAATGTCAATGATGGGTGTTTCTCATGA